One window of the Tetragenococcus koreensis genome contains the following:
- the pta gene encoding phosphate acetyltransferase → MELFDSLKFKIVRRGIKIAFPEASDTRILSAVARLRGEELIEPVLIGKRKEIEEAASTRGINISNMTIYDPDNCQRWEQIVEAFLERRKGKATREQAEEILKDENYFGTMLTYMGITDGLVSGAIHATGDTVRPALQIIKTKPGVSRTSGAFLMMRGNEQEKYLFSDCAINIAPEPKELAEIAIESAKTAEMFDINPRVAMLSFSTKGSAHGPQSDATIEATKAAQKLAPELPIDGELQFDSAYIQTVAQLKAPESDVAGKANVFVFPDLQSGNIGYKIAQRLGNFEAIGPILQGLNKPVSDLSRGCNEEDVYKLSIITAAQSVMD, encoded by the coding sequence ATGGAATTATTTGATAGCCTGAAATTTAAAATTGTTCGTCGAGGAATTAAAATCGCTTTCCCTGAAGCATCTGACACACGTATTTTGAGTGCGGTTGCTCGTCTACGAGGGGAAGAACTCATTGAACCTGTCTTGATTGGTAAACGTAAAGAGATTGAAGAAGCAGCGTCTACACGGGGAATTAACATTTCAAACATGACGATTTATGATCCGGACAATTGTCAGCGCTGGGAACAAATCGTAGAGGCATTCTTGGAACGTCGTAAAGGAAAAGCTACTAGAGAACAAGCAGAAGAAATTTTAAAAGACGAGAATTACTTTGGCACTATGTTAACTTATATGGGGATTACTGACGGCTTAGTTTCTGGAGCCATCCATGCTACGGGCGATACTGTCCGTCCTGCATTGCAAATTATTAAAACAAAACCAGGCGTTAGCCGTACAAGTGGTGCGTTTTTGATGATGCGCGGAAATGAACAAGAAAAATATTTGTTTTCCGACTGTGCGATCAATATTGCTCCTGAACCCAAAGAATTAGCGGAAATTGCTATTGAATCAGCTAAAACAGCAGAAATGTTTGATATTAACCCACGAGTGGCTATGTTGAGCTTTTCAACCAAAGGCTCTGCTCATGGACCTCAATCAGATGCTACTATCGAAGCGACCAAAGCAGCTCAAAAATTAGCACCTGAACTGCCAATTGATGGCGAGTTGCAATTTGATTCAGCTTACATTCAAACAGTTGCCCAATTGAAAGCACCTGAATCAGATGTCGCTGGTAAAGCCAATGTCTTTGTTTTTCCTGATTTACAATCAGGAAATATCGGCTATAAAATCGCTCAACGATTAGGGAACTTTGAAGCGATTGGGCCTATTTTACAAGGTTTGAACAAGCCTGTTTCGGATTTATCACGTGGTTGTAATGAAGAAGATGTTTATAAACTATCAATCATTACTGCAGCTCAATCGGTAATGGATTAA
- a CDS encoding ECF transporter S component, with protein sequence MQQKQKTFRLVLTAFFLAILILLSSVPFLGFIPIGPLNATTLHIPVIIASIILGPRLGAFLGASFGVISMIRSTIIVTPLSFVFSPFIAPFGASGYGSWKAILIALIPRILIGIVPYYFYQWFEKRMKNQKRGLGLFIAGLLGGIVNTVVVMNMVYFLFQTEYAQVIGEAGNAVYAAILSIIFAQGIPEAIVAGIATAGVATVLLRFLKNRV encoded by the coding sequence ATGCAGCAAAAGCAAAAAACGTTTCGACTAGTTTTAACTGCCTTTTTTCTAGCTATTCTGATATTGCTTTCTAGCGTACCTTTTCTCGGTTTTATTCCCATTGGACCTTTGAATGCGACTACCTTACATATTCCAGTAATTATCGCTTCAATCATTTTAGGTCCACGCTTGGGAGCATTTTTAGGCGCTAGTTTTGGAGTAATCAGTATGATTCGTTCAACAATTATCGTAACGCCGTTATCTTTTGTTTTCTCTCCTTTTATCGCACCTTTTGGAGCTAGTGGTTATGGCAGCTGGAAAGCAATATTGATCGCTTTGATTCCGCGAATTTTAATCGGGATTGTTCCTTATTATTTCTATCAATGGTTTGAAAAGCGGATGAAAAATCAAAAACGCGGTTTGGGACTTTTTATTGCTGGTTTATTAGGTGGAATTGTTAATACGGTAGTGGTTATGAATATGGTGTATTTCCTGTTTCAAACAGAATACGCCCAGGTTATCGGCGAAGCAGGAAACGCCGTCTATGCAGCAATTCTTTCTATTATTTTTGCCCAAGGAATCCCTGAAGCTATTGTTGCTGGTATTGCTACAGCAGGGGTTGCCACAGTTTTATTACGTTTTTTAAAAAATCGTGTTTAA
- a CDS encoding LURP-one-related/scramblase family protein, protein MSEFYIQDKQLSNITRTIVKDERGHSLFLLVGRWGTQGDALSLYQMNGALVASIKQISFTFGSRFEIYENYTKVGTLQKIFNWPGDFYYVKQLNWSVHGDIYNHHYKIHHFNKEIMSMDKAAFLTGDYYILEIPDPANAPTCICIAAIMDYWLYNRNRKMKSALRFANFKLSNNFD, encoded by the coding sequence GTGTCAGAATTTTATATTCAAGACAAGCAGTTAAGTAATATTACACGCACAATCGTAAAAGATGAGCGCGGTCACTCTCTTTTCCTACTTGTCGGACGCTGGGGAACCCAAGGCGATGCCCTTTCTTTGTATCAGATGAACGGTGCCCTAGTCGCTAGCATCAAGCAAATTAGCTTTACTTTTGGTAGTCGCTTTGAAATCTATGAAAATTATACAAAAGTAGGAACTTTGCAAAAAATTTTTAACTGGCCAGGGGATTTCTACTATGTTAAACAATTAAACTGGAGTGTTCATGGGGATATCTACAATCATCATTACAAGATTCACCATTTTAATAAAGAAATTATGTCTATGGACAAAGCTGCTTTTTTAACAGGGGATTATTACATATTAGAAATCCCTGATCCAGCCAATGCTCCCACTTGTATCTGCATCGCGGCTATTATGGATTATTGGCTATACAACCGTAATCGTAAAATGAAGTCTGCTCTTCGTTTTGCTAATTTTAAATTATCAAATAACTTTGATTGA
- the murB gene encoding UDP-N-acetylmuramate dehydrogenase, translated as MDKEKLVQQFSTINLLKDEPLKYYTFTKTGGPADVLAFPESTEEAENLVLYCRNHDIPWLVLGNASNLIVRDGGIRGVVIMLLAMDQIQVTDNVVEVQAGARLIDTSYAALEKSLSGLEFACGIPGSVGGAVFMNAGAYGGEIKDVFDSCDVLMPDGTVQTLSNQDMAFSYRHSIIQVRHGIILNARFALKNGQHHFIKERMDELTYLRESKQPLEYPSCGSVFKRPPGHFTGQLIQEAGLQGLQWGGAQVSNKHAGFIINLDGATATDYVELIGHIQAVIKEKFDVTLETEVRIIGEEANESVTDESKK; from the coding sequence GTGGATAAAGAAAAACTAGTACAACAATTTTCTACAATCAATTTATTAAAAGATGAACCTTTAAAATATTATACATTTACTAAAACAGGGGGGCCTGCGGACGTTTTGGCTTTTCCTGAATCAACAGAAGAAGCGGAAAATTTGGTCTTATATTGTCGTAATCACGACATCCCTTGGTTAGTTTTGGGTAACGCAAGTAACTTAATTGTACGAGATGGCGGTATTCGCGGAGTGGTGATTATGCTCTTAGCGATGGATCAGATTCAAGTAACAGATAACGTAGTTGAAGTGCAAGCTGGAGCTCGTTTAATTGATACCAGTTATGCAGCGCTTGAGAAGTCTTTGAGTGGTCTGGAATTTGCGTGCGGTATCCCTGGAAGTGTCGGTGGAGCAGTCTTTATGAACGCTGGGGCTTACGGCGGAGAAATAAAAGATGTTTTTGACTCTTGTGATGTTTTAATGCCAGATGGTACCGTTCAAACACTTTCAAATCAAGATATGGCTTTTAGCTATCGACATAGTATCATTCAAGTTCGTCATGGGATTATTTTAAATGCTCGGTTTGCTTTAAAAAACGGACAGCACCATTTTATCAAAGAACGTATGGATGAATTGACTTATCTACGTGAATCTAAACAACCCTTGGAGTATCCATCGTGTGGTAGTGTATTCAAGCGACCTCCCGGACATTTCACAGGACAATTGATTCAAGAAGCAGGATTACAAGGATTACAATGGGGCGGTGCACAAGTTTCTAATAAACATGCCGGTTTTATTATCAATCTGGATGGCGCAACTGCTACAGACTATGTAGAATTAATTGGTCATATTCAAGCTGTCATCAAAGAAAAATTCGATGTTACTTTAGAAACAGAAGTCCGAATCATTGGTGAAGAAGCGAATGAATCAGTGACAGATGAAAGTAAAAAATAA
- a CDS encoding 3'-5' exonuclease: MNFVAMDFETANYQRHSACSLALVMVENSQIVDEYYTLIKPETKFFWKNIQIHGIRPQDVADAPKFPEVWQTIYPYFQENNLIVVHNASFDNSVLAGCLNYYNLEPARFLSLCTVKTSRKLYPEFSNHRLNTICDFLQIPLDHHHDALADSRACANILLEEEKHFGTEPFKKLVTAK, encoded by the coding sequence ATGAATTTTGTCGCAATGGACTTTGAAACGGCAAACTACCAAAGACATAGTGCATGTTCTTTAGCACTTGTTATGGTCGAAAACAGCCAAATTGTAGATGAATATTATACTTTAATTAAACCCGAAACAAAATTCTTCTGGAAAAACATCCAAATTCACGGAATTCGCCCGCAAGATGTTGCCGATGCACCAAAGTTTCCAGAAGTTTGGCAAACCATCTACCCTTATTTTCAAGAAAATAATTTGATTGTGGTCCATAATGCCAGTTTCGATAATAGTGTTTTAGCTGGATGCTTAAACTATTATAATTTAGAACCTGCCCGCTTTTTATCGTTATGTACCGTGAAAACCAGTCGCAAACTTTATCCTGAATTTAGTAACCACCGACTGAATACAATATGTGACTTTTTGCAAATCCCGCTTGACCATCACCATGATGCATTGGCTGATAGTCGCGCTTGTGCAAATATTTTACTAGAAGAAGAAAAACACTTCGGAACCGAACCGTTTAAAAAGTTAGTCACTGCTAAATAA
- a CDS encoding LysR family transcriptional regulator, translated as MFHLLKSFLSVYETHNFTKTANSLYLTQPTVSAQIRKLEDYLNVTLFIRNGKQEILPTKEADFLYPRVLKILEEWNDAITHVNTQKSYRENCVLASSQTCGAYLIPKIVPILVKHFPMVNFSFPVMSGEEIVQELEKAKVDFGLIETPERSELVERYIVAKDELVLAGNPESDYWLLPETDSPLGFINENYLKYNNLSPNIIRTYNHDMALALLKHQVGKTIISKLALNSTVPYQRLEAIGERNLYFLTRKKVVSEKLAEISTFIQEQLSHNEIPF; from the coding sequence TTGTTTCATTTATTGAAATCTTTCTTATCTGTCTATGAAACACATAATTTTACCAAAACGGCAAACAGCCTCTATTTAACACAACCAACTGTTTCTGCTCAAATTAGAAAGTTGGAAGATTATCTAAACGTAACTTTGTTTATTCGCAATGGGAAACAAGAAATTCTCCCTACAAAAGAAGCCGATTTTTTATATCCTAGAGTTTTAAAAATTCTTGAAGAGTGGAACGATGCAATTACCCATGTTAATACCCAAAAAAGTTATCGAGAAAATTGCGTTTTAGCCAGTTCTCAAACTTGTGGCGCCTATCTTATTCCAAAAATCGTGCCTATTTTGGTCAAACATTTTCCGATGGTAAATTTTAGCTTTCCGGTAATGTCGGGCGAAGAAATTGTACAAGAATTAGAAAAAGCGAAAGTTGATTTTGGTCTGATCGAAACGCCAGAACGTAGTGAGTTAGTTGAACGCTACATAGTCGCCAAAGATGAATTGGTTTTAGCCGGCAATCCTGAATCTGACTACTGGTTGTTACCCGAAACGGATTCTCCTTTAGGTTTTATCAATGAAAATTATTTAAAATATAATAATCTTTCGCCTAATATTATTCGAACCTACAACCATGACATGGCTTTAGCGTTATTAAAACATCAGGTAGGCAAAACGATCATTTCCAAACTAGCTTTAAACTCAACTGTACCTTACCAACGTTTAGAAGCAATCGGTGAACGAAATCTCTATTTCTTAACTCGTAAAAAAGTAGTATCAGAAAAACTGGCCGAGATTTCCACTTTTATCCAAGAACAGTTATCTCACAACGAAATACCTTTCTAA
- the tsaE gene encoding tRNA (adenosine(37)-N6)-threonylcarbamoyltransferase complex ATPase subunit type 1 TsaE: MITLQNLQATEKFAAVIGEVANAGDNLVLTGELGAGKTTLTKGVAQGLGIEQMIKSPTYTIIREYASGRLPLYHMDVYRVESGAWDLGLDEYFEGDGLCVIEWGKQLQDAAPLDYLELIIEKDTIDENKRKLTLKAFGPRAEDFKIRIEKEWGH, from the coding sequence GTGATCACTTTACAAAATTTGCAAGCAACTGAAAAGTTTGCCGCAGTTATTGGTGAAGTAGCCAATGCTGGTGACAATTTAGTTTTAACTGGAGAATTAGGTGCTGGAAAAACAACCCTAACCAAAGGAGTCGCTCAAGGCCTAGGAATTGAACAAATGATAAAAAGCCCTACTTACACGATCATCCGAGAATACGCTAGTGGACGTCTTCCTTTATATCACATGGATGTTTACCGGGTTGAATCAGGCGCTTGGGATTTAGGGTTAGATGAATATTTTGAAGGTGATGGCCTTTGTGTTATTGAATGGGGAAAACAGCTGCAAGATGCTGCGCCTTTAGATTATTTAGAACTAATTATTGAAAAAGATACTATTGATGAAAATAAACGAAAGTTAACGTTAAAAGCCTTTGGTCCACGAGCAGAAGATTTTAAAATAAGAATCGAAAAAGAGTGGGGGCACTAA
- a CDS encoding Gfo/Idh/MocA family protein, which translates to MKVGVVGLGDIAQKAYLPVYTQMQDQAEFYFATRNKEVQQNLQGIYHLQHMMNNLDELLAAGIQACFIHSATASHYQLVKKCLENQVDVFVDKPLSENLTEVEELLDLAKEKKRILMVGFNRRFAPMVEKLKAQKGKRMLFLQKNQIANDSLTSFEIFDVFLHLVDTAVYLLDDPVQTFSSDIRETKQHLETAILKLETKQTTALLTMDNKSGAKLENYQLSTEQESYCLANLTTFISQKKTQEQVETFNDWENTLVKRGFYPMVQAFLSALQTRTVAGLRQENIYPSHKICAEMLKQVEKSRRT; encoded by the coding sequence ATGAAGGTTGGAGTTGTGGGGTTAGGCGATATTGCACAAAAAGCTTATCTACCTGTTTATACGCAGATGCAAGATCAAGCAGAATTTTATTTTGCGACCAGAAATAAAGAGGTTCAGCAAAATCTACAAGGTATTTATCATTTGCAGCATATGATGAATAATCTAGATGAGCTATTAGCTGCAGGTATTCAAGCCTGCTTTATCCATTCGGCAACGGCTAGTCATTATCAACTAGTAAAGAAATGTTTAGAAAACCAGGTAGATGTATTTGTCGATAAGCCTTTAAGTGAAAATCTTACAGAAGTAGAAGAGTTACTAGATTTAGCAAAAGAAAAAAAGCGAATTTTGATGGTAGGTTTTAATCGTCGTTTTGCTCCGATGGTGGAAAAGTTGAAAGCACAGAAGGGCAAACGCATGCTGTTTTTACAAAAAAACCAAATAGCCAATGATAGTTTAACGTCTTTTGAGATATTTGATGTGTTCTTACATTTGGTCGACACGGCTGTTTATCTTTTAGATGATCCAGTTCAAACTTTTTCTAGTGATATCCGCGAAACAAAACAACATTTAGAAACGGCCATACTCAAATTAGAAACAAAACAAACTACCGCGCTTTTGACTATGGATAATAAAAGTGGCGCCAAACTAGAAAATTATCAATTGTCTACTGAACAAGAATCTTATTGTTTAGCCAATCTGACAACGTTTATATCGCAAAAAAAGACACAAGAGCAAGTGGAAACATTTAATGATTGGGAAAATACATTAGTCAAGCGTGGCTTTTATCCGATGGTCCAAGCCTTTCTATCTGCCTTACAAACTAGAACAGTAGCTGGTTTACGCCAAGAAAATATTTACCCTAGTCATAAAATCTGCGCTGAAATGTTAAAACAAGTTGAAAAAAGTAGAAGGACCTAA
- a CDS encoding GNAT family N-acetyltransferase has product MAEDIDVTIREALPEDASQIVEVSKTIGDQTEFLVADEYGENMPIHLLENQLETIHDSDNQLLLVAVVEEQIVGSASVRTSEEKRVSHIGEVGISLLKDYWGIGLGSVLLEELMDWSQQTGKIRRLELTVQKQNERAIHLYEKFGFQTEAVMTRGASGDDGRFLDVLLMSKMID; this is encoded by the coding sequence ATGGCAGAAGATATAGATGTGACGATACGAGAAGCTCTGCCTGAAGATGCTTCACAAATCGTGGAAGTTTCCAAAACGATTGGTGATCAAACGGAATTTTTAGTTGCGGACGAATATGGCGAGAACATGCCGATTCATTTATTAGAAAACCAGCTGGAAACCATTCATGACAGTGACAACCAGTTGCTTTTAGTTGCAGTTGTAGAGGAGCAAATTGTAGGGTCAGCTTCAGTTCGGACAAGCGAAGAAAAGCGTGTGTCTCATATTGGCGAAGTAGGGATTTCCCTTTTAAAAGATTATTGGGGAATAGGGCTAGGCAGTGTCTTATTGGAAGAGTTAATGGATTGGTCGCAGCAAACTGGGAAGATCAGACGCTTAGAATTAACAGTCCAAAAACAAAATGAGCGGGCAATCCATCTATACGAAAAATTTGGCTTTCAAACCGAAGCAGTGATGACGCGTGGTGCTAGCGGTGATGACGGCCGCTTTCTAGATGTGCTATTGATGAGTAAAATGATTGATTGA
- a CDS encoding GNAT family N-acetyltransferase, with protein sequence MIRFATKEDRYKIAELVLIVLKDMALPFVEKAGDQITLEILEEAMEDPHYRYGWQRGLVSEVNGEVAGIAFGYPASEEETVDKSLEKVLAQHGLAEQSLFTDHESFAGEWYLDLLCVDEAYRGQGIASQLLTSIDKFALRSGATIVGLCVDHENKKAQQLYEKNGFKIVGEQMISQHSYHHMQKPISLD encoded by the coding sequence ATGATTCGATTTGCAACAAAAGAAGATAGGTATAAAATTGCCGAGTTAGTGTTAATTGTTTTAAAAGATATGGCGCTTCCTTTTGTAGAAAAGGCCGGTGATCAAATTACACTGGAGATACTAGAAGAGGCTATGGAGGATCCTCATTATCGTTACGGTTGGCAACGTGGCTTAGTCAGTGAAGTGAATGGTGAAGTGGCAGGGATTGCTTTTGGTTATCCTGCCAGTGAAGAAGAAACGGTCGATAAAAGTTTAGAAAAAGTTCTGGCTCAACACGGGCTGGCAGAACAATCTTTGTTTACCGATCATGAATCATTTGCCGGAGAATGGTATCTGGATTTACTTTGTGTAGATGAAGCTTATCGCGGACAAGGCATCGCCTCTCAACTTTTAACAAGCATCGATAAGTTTGCATTAAGAAGTGGGGCAACCATTGTGGGACTTTGTGTTGACCATGAGAATAAAAAAGCACAGCAATTATATGAAAAAAATGGGTTTAAAATTGTGGGTGAACAAATGATTAGCCAACATTCTTATCACCATATGCAAAAACCGATTTCTCTGGATTAA
- a CDS encoding uracil-DNA glycosylase, giving the protein MKTIIKNSWQDILADEFQKPYYRDLHEFLKQEYATQKIHPDMYHIFEALQITPYEKVKVVILGQDPYHGPNQAHGLSFSVQPGVKVPPSLQNIYKELQSDLGISPVNHGYLVSWAEQGVLLLNTVLTVREGQAYSHRGKGWERLTDKVIEKLNERQDPVVFILWGKPAQKKISMIDTAKHVIIKSVHPSPLSANRGFFGSQPFSKANNALMALGKTPIDWQLPQKV; this is encoded by the coding sequence ATGAAGACGATTATCAAAAATAGTTGGCAAGATATTTTAGCTGATGAATTTCAAAAACCTTACTATCGGGATCTACATGAATTTTTGAAACAAGAATATGCCACGCAAAAAATTCATCCGGATATGTATCATATTTTTGAAGCGTTGCAAATTACACCCTATGAAAAAGTAAAGGTCGTTATTTTAGGACAGGACCCTTACCATGGTCCCAACCAAGCACATGGTCTATCTTTTTCTGTACAACCCGGAGTTAAAGTGCCACCTTCTTTACAAAATATTTATAAAGAACTACAAAGTGATTTAGGAATATCTCCTGTAAATCATGGGTATTTAGTGTCTTGGGCCGAGCAAGGTGTATTGTTGTTAAACACTGTTTTAACCGTACGTGAAGGTCAAGCTTATTCGCATCGAGGAAAAGGGTGGGAACGGTTGACCGATAAAGTGATTGAAAAATTGAACGAGCGTCAAGACCCTGTCGTATTTATCCTTTGGGGAAAACCTGCGCAAAAGAAAATTTCTATGATTGATACAGCCAAGCATGTGATCATCAAATCTGTTCACCCAAGCCCATTATCAGCCAACCGTGGTTTTTTTGGATCGCAACCATTTTCTAAAGCTAATAATGCACTCATGGCTTTAGGGAAAACACCAATTGATTGGCAACTTCCGCAAAAAGTATAA
- a CDS encoding Cof-type HAD-IIB family hydrolase, whose translation MIKLIASDMDGTLLDANMQIPEKNVAAIKYAQAQGVEFMVATGRNRLEALPSLKEAGIDCAMITLNGAQVFDQAGNSMFMEPIELETAEKVLDLLEKEDIYYEISTNKGTFSQSKERRIENFATMVAEAMPHLTHKMAIAMSAARLEFLPIRFVDSIREVMEQDDIIVLKIICFHRDGAAFLGPAARVVDESFEDLFVTSSGQNNLEINHRLAQKGIAVAHIAKDRGITLDEIMTIGDNLNDVSMIQTTGVSFAMGNGLPEVKEYAKYVTDTNVAGGVGQAIYRAIEENL comes from the coding sequence ATGATTAAGCTAATTGCTTCAGACATGGATGGGACTTTGCTTGATGCCAATATGCAAATCCCAGAAAAAAATGTAGCAGCGATTAAATACGCTCAAGCACAAGGCGTTGAGTTTATGGTCGCTACCGGACGTAACCGACTTGAAGCCCTACCTTCTCTAAAAGAAGCGGGAATTGATTGCGCCATGATTACACTAAACGGCGCCCAAGTTTTTGATCAAGCGGGTAATTCTATGTTTATGGAGCCGATTGAATTAGAAACGGCAGAAAAAGTTTTAGATTTATTAGAAAAAGAAGATATTTACTATGAAATTTCTACCAATAAAGGAACTTTTTCGCAAAGTAAAGAACGACGGATTGAAAATTTCGCTACAATGGTAGCCGAAGCTATGCCGCATTTAACACATAAAATGGCCATTGCGATGTCTGCTGCGCGCCTTGAGTTTTTACCCATTCGCTTTGTTGACAGTATCCGCGAAGTTATGGAACAAGATGACATTATCGTTTTAAAAATTATTTGCTTCCATCGAGACGGCGCTGCATTTTTAGGCCCTGCTGCTCGCGTTGTGGACGAAAGTTTTGAAGATTTATTTGTTACTTCTTCTGGACAAAATAATTTGGAAATTAATCACCGCTTGGCACAAAAAGGGATCGCAGTCGCTCATATAGCCAAGGATCGTGGTATTACTTTAGATGAAATCATGACAATTGGAGATAATTTGAATGATGTTAGTATGATTCAAACAACCGGAGTAAGTTTTGCCATGGGCAATGGCTTACCTGAAGTGAAGGAATACGCGAAATATGTCACAGATACCAATGTAGCTGGCGGTGTGGGCCAAGCCATTTATCGGGCAATTGAAGAAAATTTATAA
- the nrdI gene encoding class Ib ribonucleoside-diphosphate reductase assembly flavoprotein NrdI, giving the protein MNVRYISISGNTRSFIQRLQRFAEEENEKNPNDLIIHAKEIDDNTPEEAETEPFFAFVPTYLEGGNGIDNGDQEILTESLRDYIEFENNADHCLGVIGSGNKNFNDQYCLTAKQYAEQFNTPFLADFELRGTNNELATIYQLLCEKWQAAVK; this is encoded by the coding sequence ATGAATGTACGCTATATATCTATTTCCGGCAACACACGTTCTTTTATCCAACGTCTTCAACGTTTTGCCGAAGAAGAAAACGAAAAAAATCCTAATGATCTTATTATACACGCCAAAGAAATTGACGACAATACTCCAGAAGAAGCAGAAACTGAACCATTTTTTGCCTTTGTTCCTACCTATCTGGAAGGCGGCAATGGGATCGATAACGGTGATCAAGAAATCTTAACCGAAAGTTTACGTGATTACATTGAATTTGAAAATAATGCAGATCACTGCTTAGGCGTTATTGGTAGTGGCAATAAGAATTTTAATGACCAATATTGTTTGACCGCTAAGCAATATGCTGAACAATTCAATACTCCTTTTTTAGCTGATTTTGAATTACGGGGGACAAACAATGAACTTGCGACCATTTATCAATTGCTCTGTGAAAAATGGCAAGCTGCCGTTAAGTAA